A stretch of Labrus mixtus chromosome 7, fLabMix1.1, whole genome shotgun sequence DNA encodes these proteins:
- the LOC132976879 gene encoding SAM pointed domain-containing Ets transcription factor, whose protein sequence is MSNPVGSLSEATVYGSRIGITEDSLAILERNRASSEPWDLEETKPSVPGLYLSCFDMLLTEDATYVVKVSDASPTLAVPMTRMEPRDEPEQCPVIDSQEQGLSPGLEGQEEERSLEQVQSMVVGEVLKDIETACKLLNITPDPMEWNTGNVQKWLLWTEHLYRLPHAGKAFQDLTGKDLCAMSEEEFRQRSPQCGDTLHAHLDIWKSAAWMKERCSVGETKITVAEELWSEADSSCSGQPIHLWQFLRELLLKPHNYGRCIRWLNKDKGIFKIEDSAHVARLWGLRKNRPAMNYDKLSRSIRQYYKKGIIRKPDVSQRLVYQFVHPV, encoded by the exons ATGTCAAACCCAGTGGGCAGTTTATCAGAGGCCACTGTGTACGGGTCCAGGATTGGGATAACAGAGGACTCCCTCGCCATCCTGGAGCGAAACAGAGCCTCCAGTGAACCCTGGGACCTGGAGGAGACCAAACCCAGCGTGCCGGGCCTCTACCTCTCCTGCTTTGACATGCTCCTCACTGAGGACGCCACATATGTGGTGAAAGTCTCGGATGCCTCCCCGACGCTGGCTGTTCCCATGACTCGTATGGAGCCCCGGGATGAACCGGAGCAGTGCCCCGTCATCGACAGCCAGGAGCAGGGACTCTCTCCCGGGCTGGAGGGTCAGGAGGAGGAGCGCTCTCTGGAGCAGGTGCAGAGCATGGTGGTGGGAGAAGTGCTGAAGGACATCGAAACCGCCTGCAAACTGCTCAACATCACCCCAG accCCATGGAGTGGAACACAGGGAACGTGCAGAAGTGGCTGCTGTGGACTGAGCACCTGTACAGGTTACCCCATGCTGGAAAGGCCTTCCAGGACCTGACAGGAAAGGATCTGTGTGCCATGAGTGAGGAGGAGTTTCGCCAGCGCTCGCCGCAGTGCGGAGACACGCTGCACGCTCACCTCGACATATGGAagtcag CTGCCTGGATGAAAGAGAGGTGCTCAGTCggagaaacaaaaataacag ttgctGAGGAGCTTTGGTCCGAGGCAGATTCGTCTTGTTCAGGTCAGCCCATTCACCTGTGGCAGTTCCTCAGAGAGCTCCTGCTCAAACCTCACAACTATGGACGCTGCATCCGCTGGCTCAACAAAGATAAAG gtatttttaaaattgaagaCTCGGCTCACGTCGCGAGACTGTGGGGACTCAGAAAGAACCGCCCCGCTATGAACTATGACAAGCTGAGCCGCTCCATACGTCAGTACTACAAGAAAGGCATCATCCGCAAGCCTGATGTGTCTCAGAGACTGGTGTACCAGTTCGTCCACCCAGTATGA